From the Pyrenophora tritici-repentis strain M4 chromosome 5, whole genome shotgun sequence genome, the window CCGTAGCTCATTCCAACAGCGACTATCATCATAACACCCGTCATCCCCCCACACAACTTGATGTCGAAGAGCTCCCATCGAAGTTGCACTCGCGCTCTCAGTCCGCCTATTCAATTCTGAACAACGAACATCTATATTCGAAGCACAGCCTCTATGAGTCGCCTGTCTCTGAAGCTAGCTACGATCCATACCGAGCCTCGAGACAGCCCATCATCCCCATTCCAGAGGACACAGAGCTGCACCAGAATGTTACTGTTCACCGTGGATACAGCAGCCGAAGCGATAAGCTGCGTCCTACTACAGCATTAGGGCACCGGACTGGGAGCTCTTTACGAATTCAGGCTCTGCGTAACAACTCTAAGCGTAGTTCCGCACTTTCACGTGGCTCTTCAAACCGGAGTTCTCCCTCTCGTCGTAATATTTCCGTCCAGCGGCGTTCAGTGTCGCGATCGTCTCTGGCGAGCTCCCATTGGCCTAGTAGTCCACCCGTTATCGCTCGCTCTAGTGGCATGGGTAAACGGGGCGTCAGCTTCTCTCATCTTCGTGATCGACGTTCATCTGCAGCGACTACTAGTAGTTGGCAAACCGAAGTTGGGTCATGTGCCGACTACATGTCTCATAGGCCTCATACTTCCATCGGTTCGTACGGGCCATCTATGAAGACTGGCACTGTTCGTTCAAACCCCAAGTCAAGGATTCCTCTTATTTCGGAAGCAACCCGATTGAAGATACGAAAACATGAGAGTCCAACCAAGTACATCCAGTGTGAGGCTCGTAAAGTGAGTGTGGAGCTTGGTAAGGTCATGGAGGAAGCCTTCAATCGCTCGTCGGTGGGCTCCAGCATTCGCTCGGGTACAGATGCCTACCACGACACTTCCCAATATGATAGTCCTCCAACTTCTTTCTCGAACACCCGAGACTCAGGTGGTAGTACAATGGGTGCTACACCGGGCACTAAAATGATGTTTGGGGAACGACCACTACCTCCGATCCCCTCAGAGACCCCAAACACTTTTTTGCAGCGAAAGCTAGCAGAGACGCGTGAAGAGATTGCCCGAAGACTCAACGAGAATGACGACAACACTGAACAATTCAACGAAGTCCTTGAGCATCTCGATCGCTTGATGGTGCCTACAGTCAATGGCGGTAAGCGAGCTGTCTCGGCTCCTGCAAAGTCCCCGGAGCATGGACCGCTTCATGTGATCCCTGAGGAGGTGAAGAATGACCATGGAGATGGGTTTGAGCTCCATGTCCCCCATCGTCGAGTTGTCACTGACCCCGTAAGGCCTCAAGGTCGTCGCGTGGCCATAGAACATCAACAGACGATTCGCCTCGTTGATGAGTCACCCACTCGTATCGCGCCTTTGAATATCCGCAAACGAAGTGGAGCAAGCTCAAAGTCTACGAAGACTACGGATGAAGCGTCTGCTGTAACTTGGCCAGGTCCAATCAGTAATTCTACTGTTCGGCCGTACCAAAATGTACAGAGCGATCTGCTTGCCGCTCGTACATATGACGCTCCTCCAGCACCCGAAAAGCAAATCGCCGTCATCAAGAAAAAGAAGTCGTTGTGGTTCCGTCGCAATACTGAAGAGAAAGAGCGCGATCAAGACAACAAAGAGAATCAGATCAAGAAAAAGCTATCAAATGGACTACTTCGAATCCCCGATGCATGGCAAGGTCTCGATGACCGTATCAAGAACGAGCCTGAGCCGTTCGAAGATGTTGATAACACCAAACACAACGAGAAGCAGTCGGAAGGTAGCAGTGGGAGCGAGTTCCCTCTACGCAACACTAACTCAGTTGGTGCCAAGGGCGATGGAATGGCTCGGAAGGCATTCTTTGCCTTCTTTGGCAAGAAATCCAAGGAAGAAAAGGCCAAGAGATCGATGGAGCTAGGAGGTAAGCATGCTGGAATCCATTTGCGAACACATACTGACAGCTTTAAAGCGATGAACCACAGCTCCTCGTCCATCCTCTCCAACTTCGATCTTGGAGCTGAAAGCAGCACTGATATAGTCCGTACTGGACCACCTGAGATGCAGATGAACTGGCTATCGCGCTTCCTGCACATCAAACCGGCCAACAAAACGTTGTGCTTCCAGATCGGCCGTGGCAAAGTCCGTCAAGACCTAGTTCGCTTGCTGCGGGACTGGCAGCGATTCGGCGTCCACGATGTCTCGTTAGATCGTGAGGCAAACTCCATCAGTGCGCGGATCGACAAGAGCAACCGTAAGTACATTCTTCTATCCCGTTCCGCTATTTGAAACGATATATGCTAACAGTGAGGTTTCATAGACTTGAAGATTAAGCCCGTCTCCTTCGTCATCGAACTCTTCGTCGTACTCGAACATGGACGTCGCGCCAACCTCTGCCTCGCACGATTCACCCAGACTCGCGGCGCGGCTTCCAGCTTCCACAAGGTCGTCGATATTGTCGAGGACGTCTGCCGGGCTCGCTGCATGCTGGTAGAAGACGAACAGAAGAAGGCATCGATGATGGAGGTCTTGGACTAGGACGccaagatgaagaaagaagacCATGGAGGTTGTTTGGATACCGTATGGCATACTTCTTCTCCATAAGCCCAGAGGTTGTATGTTGAGCCTGGTTATCTTATTTGGCCTTGTTATGAATATGACAGGACTGCAGGATGATCTGCGGCGGATACGACGCACAGCACTGGATATCGAAGGATGATGTTGGCTACTTGAACACGATACCCACAAACATCGCTCAATACGATATCGACATTGAGAACATCGCGAAGCAGTCGACATCCAGACCCGGATTTACAACTGTACCATCACGAACCTGCTTTCAACTCGCCCCTTCCAGCTTTCCCGAAAAGCAATTCGTTCGCAAACGCATCACCTGGTATACTCTGGGTACATAATACATCGGCGATGCTTCATGTAACTACTTCACTTGTTTTGATAGAGTCTTTCATATGGCGTTGTTCACTAGAGGCGTCAGTATGGAAGTTTTCGTGGCGGTTTGTATGAGGTCTTCACGTATGAGCACAGGCATAAGCATTGTGGGAGTTAACAGCGTCTTGGTCTTTAGACAAACATTACGGGGCTGTAAGATTATAATACGAGATACGATATTGGATAACTCTTATTTGCTCGCTGTGCCGTGATGAGGAATTAAAGGACGTGAATGAGTGCCTGGGAATGAAATTGGATTTGGCAAGATATGGACTTGGTACTTTGTTTTGACTACAGCGTAGACATTGGAAGAACTGTAACTACAAGGGACGTAAAAATTGCAGCTTCTGCCTGATCAGTCCACACTATCACATTTAAGAGTCCTATTAGCTTCCTTGCCCTATGCTGCTCCATGACTTCTCTCACGATCCCTGTCGACCTAGTTCTGCGTTGCTAAACTCATCAAGCCCCTCCGCCAACCTCGACCAGAATCTTGACTTGATTATCTTTGTCGTTTATCAAACTCTTGAACCCCTTCTCTTCTACTTCAGTCAATTGAATCCTCTGCGTAATCATGTCTTTTGGGTCCATGTCTCCTCTGCTGAGCGCGTCAATGACCTCTTGGAAGTCGCCCACTTCATACGTCGCAATGCCCATATAAGACCTCTCCTTGAAGTTGAAGTCGTTGGTGAAAATCGTGCAAGGCTTTTCCCAGATAGCAATGTTGACGATGCAGCCCCGGGCACGTGTTGCATGCACAGCTTGATTGAGAGCGGCTTGGACGCCAGCGCAGTCGTAGACTACGTGTACGCCTTTTCCCCCGGTGAGTTCGCGGCATCGTGTCGCGAGATCTTCCTTGGTTGGGTCGATGATGTAATGGGCCCCGAATTTGCTTGCAAACAGCTGTCGCTTCTTGCTGACTTCGGATACAATGATCCTGTCGCATCCATTCGCCTTCAATGCTAGAATGGTAGAGATACCAATGGGCCCACCACCCAGCACCAGTGCAACGTCGCCTTTCTTGTAGGGGCTGACTTTAACGGCGTGCCACCCAACTGCAAGAGGTTCCACAAGAGCGCCGATCTCGAGGGGTACATTGTCGGGAAGATGATAGAGAGTTGAAGTCGGGACAACGATGTGGTCTGCTAGTCCACCACCCCATCCTGAAAGGCCTATGAATCCATTTGACCAGCAACAGTTTTGTAGGCCTTCCTCACACGCACCGCATGTGTCATCGTAGATGATGGGCTGGATTACCACTCGATCGCCGGGTTTGTAGTCTGTTACACCGTCGCTTACTTCTTCTACTGTTCCGCTGAACTCATGTCCAAAGGTAAGTGGGACTGTTTCGCCGGTGATTGGATGAGGCGTAGTCGGGCAAAGATTGGGGCCACCTAGGTACTTAGCACGTGACCGCTTTAACCCCAAAATACATATACTCACCCAGGTACTCGTGGAGGTATATATCAATGTCAGTCTCGCGGTATTGTTGTTCAGTCTACTTGTACTCACCAGACCCGCAAATTCCAACCCAGGCCGGTTTTACCTTGACTTGGCCCGCTTTTACTTCTGGTACTGGGATCTTCTCAAACCGCAAGTCATGCTGGCCATGGAACCGAAGAGCGTTCATTGTTTCTTTGCTTGATGGAGCTGGAATTCCCATTTTTCTGGTTCTTGATCGCGATCTCCACGAGATGTTAGGTGAAAGATGAACTTGGCTGAAGAGGAGGATAAAGTACTGTGGAAATACATGCGCCAACAAATCAGCTACGTCTATACTGGCTGATTCCAGCCTCGAGTTCTCGCGAACATCCTTCCGGTCTCCCGCCAGTCTATCGTCTTGGGTTTCTTGACTGGTTAGGTGCGCGTCCGCCGTACAAGCAGCATCACGGCATGCCTAACTTGGTAAGCCCGCGGTCAATCACCCCGCAATGGCAATGCGGGGTACCTAGGTCCTGTCTGTCACGATAGCTGGGAGAGGCCGAGAGCGCACTCAATTGTCCCGTGAAAGATACGATCCTGAAGATGCCGACACACAGGGCATCAATTTGATTACAGGGTGGTGTTGCTTGAGGATCAGTGAGCCAGCCATTGCCCAGAACTACCTCGGACGACGTGGCTGTGCCAACAAAGCCATCGACGAAGAAATGGCAGCAAAATCTTGAAGGACTTCGCAGTGATTGTCAAGGGAGATGATGTTGAGCATAAAGGGTCAAAGATGGTGTTGAGGCTTGCCACTCGGCAATCGGAAGAGGAGTCGGCACTTTCACCGATCCGATCCGATCGGAACGAGCTCGGAAAGACAGCACACAGTATGTCATCATGTCATTAGTTCGCCCAAGCTGGCGCAAGGAATCTTCAAGTGACAACGCCTCCAACACCAAGGATGCGTCTGGAAGTTCTAAAGCGACAGAACCAACCTACTACGACCGGCACAGTCGGTACGCCCCATCAGGTAGTCTGAGCTAGCCACGGCGACGTGGGATGGTTTGGGGTCTAGCCCCTAACGCCGTTGGCAGAAGCCCGATGAAACGGTTAAAGTCGCGATCATTGACGCGTCAGTGACGGTCAAGAAAAAGGTACCATGCGCAACCAGCAGACAGTGTTCTCGTGTCCGTCATGTCGTCCAATCAGGCCTTCATAGGTGTCTCAATGGCGGGGACCTTTCGG encodes:
- a CDS encoding SPS1, Serine/threonine protein kinase; protein product: MESAYHGRPPTRRRALGDGTNRANEIPRTQRRDEKHNNDHAPSSATQQLPHNESIVPNGTLAVRHEQASPENKRLSAVQAHEGRPHNSKRDSEISNASTNASISNRRRKTHIGPWQLGRTIGRGGCSRVRLVRHSGTGQYGAAKIISKATAEKVRALSLANLIQSAEQDGSLYSDGKAIPFGLEREICIMKLLDHPNIVRLYDIWENRDELYLIMEFVEGGELFSYIHEQGGLIEIHTVHIFRQIIAALKYCHRINIHHRDLKPENILLDRDTMTVKLVDFGMAALQPEGKKLTTPCGSPHYAAPEVIKTISYDGAKADVWSCGVILFVLLTGTPPFNYSGDDRHLKHLFRDIAEAKYTMPDNISREAQDLIKRILVADPKRRISLEEIWDHPFLRKYQQELNFLGENTKLDHWTGPFPGVEDWTNLERTAIDREILRYLRTLWHSEKEEALIQKLMSNEANYEKYFYSALRKYHTDQLENYQPSAHHAVAHSNSDYHHNTRHPPTQLDVEELPSKLHSRSQSAYSILNNEHLYSKHSLYESPVSEASYDPYRASRQPIIPIPEDTELHQNVTVHRGYSSRSDKLRPTTALGHRTGSSLRIQALRNNSKRSSALSRGSSNRSSPSRRNISVQRRSVSRSSLASSHWPSSPPVIARSSGMGKRGVSFSHLRDRRSSAATTSSWQTEVGSCADYMSHRPHTSIGSYGPSMKTGTVRSNPKSRIPLISEATRLKIRKHESPTKYIQCEARKVSVELGKVMEEAFNRSSVGSSIRSGTDAYHDTSQYDSPPTSFSNTRDSGGSTMGATPGTKMMFGERPLPPIPSETPNTFLQRKLAETREEIARRLNENDDNTEQFNEVLEHLDRLMVPTVNGGKRAVSAPAKSPEHGPLHVIPEEVKNDHGDGFELHVPHRRVVTDPVRPQGRRVAIEHQQTIRLVDESPTRIAPLNIRKRSGASSKSTKTTDEASAVTWPGPISNSTVRPYQNVQSDLLAARTYDAPPAPEKQIAVIKKKKSLWFRRNTEEKERDQDNKENQIKKKLSNGLLRIPDAWQGLDDRIKNEPEPFEDVDNTKHNEKQSEGSSGSEFPLRNTNSVGAKGDGMARKAFFAFFGKKSKEEKAKRSMELGAMNHSSSSILSNFDLGAESSTDIVRTGPPEMQMNWLSRFLHIKPANKTLCFQIGRGKVRQDLVRLLRDWQRFGVHDVSLDREANSISARIDKSNHLKIKPVSFVIELFVVLEHGRRANLCLARFTQTRGAASSFHKVVDIVEDVCRARCMLVEDEQKKASMMEVLD
- a CDS encoding Tdh, Threonine dehydrogenase and related Zn-dependent dehydrogenase produces the protein MNALRFHGQHDLRFEKIPVPEVKAGQVKTEQQYRETDIDIYLHEYLGGPNLCPTTPHPITGETVPLTFGHEFSGTVEEVSDGVTDYKPGDRVVIQPIIYDDTCGACEEGLQNCCWSNGFIGLSGWGGGLADHIVVPTSTLYHLPDNVPLEIGALVEPLAVGWHAVKVSPYKKGDVALVLGGGPIGISTILALKANGCDRIIVSEVSKKRQLFASKFGAHYIIDPTKEDLATRCRELTGGKGVHVVYDCAGVQAALNQAVHATRARGCIVNIAIWEKPCTIFTNDFNFKERSYMGIATYEVGDFQEVIDALSRGDMDPKDMITQRIQLTEVEEKGFKSLINDKDNQVKILVEVGGGA